Proteins from one Clupea harengus chromosome 17, Ch_v2.0.2, whole genome shotgun sequence genomic window:
- the zeb1b gene encoding zinc finger E-box-binding homeobox 1b translates to MADGPRCKRRKQANPRRTSVSNISAVVEGSSESDDEDKLHIAEEEGSLQDGDSVAHDDDPNGTVDPEDRWDEVVKEECVSDGDDERSRDALVEEMLQSGDTTIIYPEAPEDEQRQGTPENNENGTPDAFSQLLTCPYCSRGYKRYASLKEHVKLRHEKNEDNYSCSLCSYTFSQRSQLEKHMSAHKNGRDQRHVAQSGGNRKFKCTECGKAFKYKHHLKEHLRIHSGEKPYECSNCKKRFSHSGSYSSHISSKKCIGLLSVNGRARPLAPPGPVSPSAPATPRAPPREKPNPAAKPQSKGPLPITHIKAEPVESDLKPAVPTVPTAAVATTTAVNAPLQLLLPTVGLMSPVSISLAQLQSLLKGDPAHGGNANGPLIQTISLPLLDQDGHAKILINYSLDPGHAAQTHAVQTQTQAQTQAQTQAHAVLQLKKEPVAVATTTHNPAHTPLCKTERQAEDLTLKKRKKSLDEEEEGGTKETEASAEGEAVNGDEPAVGATPVAVATTPSEKSLQSVLKAYFALNAEPVTAEIARISTAVSLPPSTVTRWFRKMQAKQSHTPTNTNTHTNPSGDASGASSDVDISPQPTPDPTPSCSRSPSPRPADQSQPGSSPQSPGPLNLSADGPIPCRGGLVDGEGPLDLSLPKGAATAATPNQVSPVAMQDEPLNLTCAKKDATPPTVANANSLVPTSANPISLVAHQLPTLVAISDHGGAKTILIPQLAYTYAPPTSDMSPDEAAHTQVLHINGIKEEKLDAGVESVCVSEEQNDSDSGAPKRKMRRTEGGQYACDLCDKIFQKSSSLLRHKYEHTGKRPHECGICSKAFKHKHHLIEHTRLHSGEKPYQCDKCGKRFSHSGSYSQHMNHRYSYCRKDAPGGGRTADGSGGSTGSAPRSPAAEHRAPGSSTGDASPPSPLHDSDERESEGDGEETGASGSVLDEDEIRVVRVGEEGEEYEEEEEEEEEGEEGMEIGEQEGEREEEEEEVEEEGEEEEGEEEQRGEEEGDETQQEGEKEGEEMEKEKEGEETEKEKEGEEMEKEGEETEKEKEGQEMEMEKGEETEREKEGEEMEKEGEEMEKEKEGEKTEKEKEGEETEKDKKREEMKKEKEGENMEKEKEGEEKEKEKEGEETEKEGEETEKEGEEMEKEKEGETDQAKGEEEMEEKSEGEEKEDVTTEGQQEGGKEETPGD, encoded by the exons TGGtgaaggaagagtgtgtgtcggATGGTGATGATGAGCGCAGCAGAGATGCTCTGGTGGAGGAGATGCTTCAGTCAGGTGACACGACCATCATCTACCCCGAGGCTCCCGAAGACGAGCAGCGACAGGGAACCCCAGAGAACAATGAgaatg ggaCCCCAGACGCTTTCTCTCAGTTGCTGACCTGCCCGTACTGTTCCCGCGGTTACAAGCGCTACGCCTCGCTGAAGGAGCACGTGAAGCTCCGCCACGAGAAGAACGAAGACAACTACAGCTGTTCCCTGTGCTCCTACACCTTCAGCCAGAGATCGCAGCTAGAGAAACACATGAGCGCACACAAGAACGGCCGAGACCag cggCATGTGGCTCAGTCAGGGGGCAACAGGAAGTTCAAGTGCACTGAATGTGGCAAAGCCTTCAAGTACAAGCACCATCTGAAGGAGCACTTGCGCATACatagtg gagaGAAGCCGTACGAGTGCTCCAATTGCAAGAAGCGCTTCTCCCACTCCGGCTCCTACAGCTCTCACATCAGCAGCAAGAAATGCATCGGCCTGCTGTCCGTCAACGGTCGGGCCCGCCCTCTGGCCCCGCCGGGGCCCGTGTCCCCCTCTGCCCCCGCCACGCCCCGCGCCCCCCCTCGTGAGAAACCTAACCCGGCCGCCAAACCCCAATCCAAGGGGCCGCTGCCCATCACCCACATCAAGGCGGAGCCGGTGGAGAGCGACCTGAAGCCCGCTGTGCCAACGGTGCCCACCGCCGCCGttgccaccaccaccgccgtgAACGCCCCCCTCCAGCTGCTACTGCCCACCGTGGGCCTGATGTCGCCCGTCAGCATTAGCCTGGCACAGCTGCAGAGCCTGCTCAAGGGCGATCCGGCGCACGGGGGCAATGCCAACGGGCCGCTCATACAGACCATAAGCTTGCCTCTGTTGGATCAGGACGGGCACGCTAAGATTCTGATCAATTATAGTTTGGACCCCGGGCACGCGGCGCAGACGCACGCAgtgcagacgcagacgcaggcgCAGACGCAGGCGCAGACGCAGGCACACGCTGTGCTGCAGCTCAAGAAGGAGCCAGTCGCCGTGGCGACGACCACGCACAACCCCGCACACACGCCGCTGTGCAAGACGGAGCGGCAGGCGGAGGATCTGAcgctgaagaagaggaagaagagcctggacgaggaggaagagggggggacAAAGGAAACGGAGGCTTCGGCCGAAGGAGAGGCGGTCAACGGCGACGAGCCGGCCGTGGGCGCGACCCCGGTTGCCGTGGCAACGACCCCGAGCGAGAAGAGCCTGCAGTCGGTGCTGAAGGCGTACTTTGCGCTGAACGCCGAGCCGGTGACGGCGGAGATCGCGCGCATCTCCACCGCCGTCAGCCTGCCCCCGAGCACCGTGACGCGCTGGTTCCGCAAGATGCAGGCCAAGCAGtcgcacacacccaccaacacaaacacacacacgaaccccTCGGGCGACGCTTCCGGGGCGAGCTCTGATGTGGACATCTCACCGCAGCCCACGCCCGACCCAACGCCCTCTTGCTCGCGTTCGCCGTCACCGCGGCCAGCCGACCAATCGCAGCCCGGCTCCTCCCCCCAAAGCCCAGGACCTCTCAACCTGTCAGCTGACGGTCCCATCCCTTGCCGAGGCGGCCTGGTCGACGGGGAGGGGCCCCTTGACCTCTCGCTGCCCAAGGGCGCCGCCACGGCAGCGACCCCTAACCAGGTCAGCCCGGTAGCCATGCAGGACGAGCCATTGAACCTGACCTGTGCCAAGAAAGATGCCACGCCTCCCACCGTTGCCAATGCCAATTCCCTTGTGCCCACCTCTGCCAATCCCATCAGCCTAGTGGCCCACCAACTGCCCACACTGGTTGCCATTTCCGACCACGGCGGGGCTAAGACTATCCTCATTCCTCAGCTGGCATACACCTATGCGCCGCCCACTAGTGACATGTCCCCCGACGAGGCTGCTCACACACAAGTGCTGCACATCAACGGCATCAAG GAGGAGAAGCTGGACgctggtgtggagagtgtgtgtgtgtcggaggagCAGAACGACTCGGACTCCGGCGCGccgaagaggaagatgaggagaacAGAGGGGGGTCAGTACGCCTGTGACCTGTGTGACAAGATCTTCCAGAAGAGTAGCTCCTTACTCCGCCACAAATATGagcacacag GCAAGCGGCCCCACGAGTGTGGCATCTGCAGCAAGGCCTTCAAACACAAGCACCACCTGATCGAGCACACGCGCCTGCACTCGGGAGAGAAGCCCTACCAGTGCGACAAGTGCGGCAAGCGCTTCTCCCACTCGGGCTCCTACTCCCAGCACATGAACCACCGCTACTCCTACTGCCGCAAGGACGCCCCGGGCGGGGGACGCACGGCCGacggcagcggcggcagcacCGGCTCGGCCCCGCGCAGCCCCGCCGCCGAGCACCGGGCCCCGGGCAGCAGCACCGGCGACGCCtcgcccccttcccccctccacgACTCGgacgagagggagagcgagggggaCGGGGAGGAGACGGGCGCGTCCGGGAGCGTGCTGGACGAGGACGAGATCCGCGTGGTGCGTgtcggggaggagggggaggagtacgaggaggaggaggaggaggaggaagagggggaggaggggatggagattggggaacaggagggagagagggaggaggaggaggaggaggtg gaagaggagggagaggaagaggagggagaggaggagcagaggggagaggaagaaggggatgagacacagcaggagggagag aaagaaggagaggagatggagaaagagaaagaaggcgaggagacagagaaagagaaagaaggagaggagatggagaaagaaggagaggagacagagaaagagaaagaaggacaggagatggagatggagaaaggagaggagacagagagagagaaagaaggagaggagatggagaaagaaggagaggagatggagaaagagaaagaaggagagaagacagagaaagagaaagaaggagaggagacggagaaagataaaaaacgagaggagatgaagaaagagaaagaaggagagaatatggagaaagagaaagaaggagaggagaaggagaaagagaaagaaggagaggagacggagaaagaaggagaggagacagagaaagaaggagaggagatggagaaagagaaagaaggagaaacagaccaggcaaaaggagaggaggagatggaggaaaagagtgaaggagaagaaaaggaggatgTCACTACAGAGGGTCagcaggagggaggaaaggaggagacgCCGGGTGATTAA